The Jannaschia sp. GRR-S6-38 genomic interval CAGGCCTTCACGTCCTGGCTGTAGCGGCTGATCCGGCCGTCCTCGACATCCAGCGCCACGGTCACCGTCGATCCGCAAAGCGGCGAGCGCTTGCGGGCGACGATCATCGGCGCCTCAAGCGGCTCGGTCGCGGGCATGTCCGCGGCCAGCGCGAGGATGCGCCCGGAGTAGAGCTTGATGAGGTCGGCGTCGGACATCCGCCATTCCTTTCGCGTCGGCTGCCACTTAGGTAGCGTCCCGCACCCCTGATGCAAAGGCGTCCCCCATGAGCTTCGACCCCGACACCCTGCGTTACGATGCCGCCGGCCTGATTCCCGCGATCGCGCAGGATCACGCCACCGGCGAGGTCCTGATGATGGCCTGGATGAATGCCGATGCCGTGGCCCGAACCCTCGAGACCGGGCGCGTCACCTACTGGTCGCGGTCGCGCGGGGCCTTCTGGGTGAAGGGCGAGACCTCGGGCCATGTGCAGACGCTCGTCGACCTGCGCGTCGATTGCGACCGTGACTGCCTGCTGATGCGGGTCGAGCAGGTGGGCCCGGCCTGCCACACGAACCGGCGGAGCTGCTTCTACACCGCGATTCGCGACGGGCGGGAAGTGGAGCTGATGGCGCCGGAAAGCTGACCCGAAGCCCGACCGGTGCCCCGGGCGGCGCGGCACCGTCGCATCTTGAACCGTTAACGCTAACATGGCATTGGGCCCGCGACAGACAGGAGGGACCGCCATGCCGCTCGATTCCCGCATCGACGAGATCACCGATCGTATCCGCGACCGCTCCCGCGCGACGCGCGAGACCTATCTGAAACGCATGCGCGACCAGGCGTCGAAGGGCCCGCGCCGCGGCCATCTCGATTGCGGCAACCAGGCCCATGCCTATGCCGCCATGCCCGGCGATTTCGAGAGCGGCGAGAAGGGCGCGCTCGTCGCCGAGCGCACGCCCAATGTCGGGATCGTCACAGCCTATAACGATATGCTGAGCGCGCATCAGCCCTTCAAGGATTACCCCGACCGCATCAAGGCCGCCGCGCGCGAGGCGGGCGCCACCGCGCAGGTCGCGGGCGGTGTTCCGGCGATGTGCGACGGGGTCACGCAGGGCCAGCAGGGGATGGAGCTGAGCCTCTTCAGCCGGGACGTGATCGCGCTGGCGACCGGCGTGGCGCTCAGCCACAACACCTTCGACTCGGCGCTCTATCTGGGCATCTGCGACAAGATCGTGCCCGGCCTCGTCATCGCCGCCGCCACCTTCGGCTACCTGCCCGGCATCTTCGTGCCCGCCGGCCCCATGCCCTCGGGGCTGCCCAACGAGGAGAAGGCCAAGACCCGTCGCGATTTCGCGGAAGGCAAGATCGGCCGGGCCGAGTTGATGAAATCCGAGATGGCGTCCTATCACGGGCCGGGCACCTGCACCTTCTACGGGACGGCCAATTCCAACCAGATGCTGATGGAGTTCATGGGGCTGCACCTGCCGGGCGCGAGCTTCGTCAATCCCGGCACGCCGCTGCGCGACGCGCTGACCGACGCCGCCGCCAAGCGGGCGACCGAGATCACGGGTCTCGGCAACGAATTCACCCCGGTCTGCGATATCCTGGACGAGCGGGCCTATGTGAACGGCCTTGTCGGGCTTATGGCGACGGGCGGGTCGACGAACCTCGTCCTGCACCTGATCGCGATGGCCCGCGCCTCGGGCGTGCAGCTGACCTGCGCCGATTTCGATGCCGTGTCCGAGGCGACGCCCTTGATGGCGCGCGTCTATCCCAACGGCCTCGCCGATGTGAATCATTTCCACGCCGCGGGCGGGCTGCCCTACATGATCGGGCACCTGCTCGAGGCCGGGCTTCTGCACGAGGACGTGGCGACCGTCGCGGGGCAGGGCCTCGGCGCCTATGCCTCGGAGCCCAAGCTCGATGCGGGCCGCGTCCGCTGGGAGCCGGGCCCCCGCGAAAGCCAGAACGACAAGATCCTGCGCCCGCCGCAGGACGCCTTCGCCAAGTCCGGGGGCCTGAAGCAGATGCGCGGGAACCTGGGCCTCGGCGTGACCAAGATCAGCGCCGTGGCCGAGGAGCTTCACGTGATCGAGGCCCCGGCCCGCGTTTTCCACGACCAGGACGCGGTGAAGGCCGCCTTCAAGGCGGGCGAGCTCGACCGCGATTGCATCGTCGTGCTGCGCTACCAGGGTCCCAAGGCCAACGGTATGCCCGAGCTGCACGCCCTGACCCCGTCGCTTTCGGTGGTGCTGCAACGCGGGCACAAGATCGCCCTGATCACCGACGGGCGCATGTCGGGCGCGTCGGGCAAGGTGCCCTCGGCCATCCACGTGGCGCCCGAGGCGCTGGATGGCGGGCTGATCGCCAAGATCCGCGACGGCGACATGATCCGCTACGACGCGACGGCGGGCGTGATCGAGTGCCTCGAGCCGGACGTGGAGGCGCGCGAGATCGTCCATCCCGACCTGTCGGCCAACGGCTTCGGGCTGGGCCGCGAGCTGTTCGAGGTCTTCCGCAACACCGCCGGCCGCTCCGACCAGGGCGCGGGGGTGGTCATCTAGGCCCGCCCGGCCCATCACGGGTCGGGAAATACTCACGTCACGACGCCAGCCGGAGGCACGACCATGACCCCGCAGGAACAGTCCCGCGCCGCCCGCGAGATCGCCGGGCGCGCGCCCGTCATCCCGGTCCTCGTCCTCGACGACGCCGCGCAGGCGGGCCCGCTAGCCACGGCGCTGGTCGCGGGCGGGTTGCCCGCGCTCGAGGTGACGCTGCGCACGCCCGCCGCGCTGGACTGCATCCGCGAGATGGCGACGGTGGAAGGCGGCATCGTCGGGGCCGGCACGCTCCTGACGCCCGCCGACGTCGCCGCCGCGGTAGATGCGGGCGCGCGCTTCGGGGTCTCGCCCGGCGCGACGGACCGGCTGCTCGATGCCTGCACCGAGGCGGGCCTGCCGCTTCTGCCGGGCGCGGCCACCGCGACCGAGGCGATGGCGCTGCTGGAGCGCGGATACGACATGCTGAAATTCTTCCCGGCCGAGGCCTCGGGCGGCGCGGCGGCGCTGAAGGCCATCGGCGCGCCGATCCCGCAGGTGAAATGGTGTCCCACCGGCGGCGTGAGCCCCGCGAACAAGGGCGACTACCTGGCCCTGCCGAACGTGATCTGCGTCGGCGGCAGCTGGGTCGCGCCGAAGGACCGGATGGCGGCCGGCGACTGGGCCGCGATCGAGGCGCTGGCGCGCGAGGCGGCGGGCTAGGGCAGCTCCGCCCCTTCGGCCCCTTTCGCGAGGTAGTCGTCCACTTCGCCCGAGCCGATCCCGCCGAGGCGGCTGAAATCCCCCGCCAGGAACAGGGGCTGCGCCGCGTCGCGGATGGTCTGGTGCGTGGCGCGCGCGAGCGCGGAGCCTAGCGAGATCCGCGCGACGCCGGCCTCGGCGAAGTCCTTGCCGCT includes:
- the hisI gene encoding phosphoribosyl-AMP cyclohydrolase, translated to MSFDPDTLRYDAAGLIPAIAQDHATGEVLMMAWMNADAVARTLETGRVTYWSRSRGAFWVKGETSGHVQTLVDLRVDCDRDCLLMRVEQVGPACHTNRRSCFYTAIRDGREVELMAPES
- the edd gene encoding phosphogluconate dehydratase, translating into MPLDSRIDEITDRIRDRSRATRETYLKRMRDQASKGPRRGHLDCGNQAHAYAAMPGDFESGEKGALVAERTPNVGIVTAYNDMLSAHQPFKDYPDRIKAAAREAGATAQVAGGVPAMCDGVTQGQQGMELSLFSRDVIALATGVALSHNTFDSALYLGICDKIVPGLVIAAATFGYLPGIFVPAGPMPSGLPNEEKAKTRRDFAEGKIGRAELMKSEMASYHGPGTCTFYGTANSNQMLMEFMGLHLPGASFVNPGTPLRDALTDAAAKRATEITGLGNEFTPVCDILDERAYVNGLVGLMATGGSTNLVLHLIAMARASGVQLTCADFDAVSEATPLMARVYPNGLADVNHFHAAGGLPYMIGHLLEAGLLHEDVATVAGQGLGAYASEPKLDAGRVRWEPGPRESQNDKILRPPQDAFAKSGGLKQMRGNLGLGVTKISAVAEELHVIEAPARVFHDQDAVKAAFKAGELDRDCIVVLRYQGPKANGMPELHALTPSLSVVLQRGHKIALITDGRMSGASGKVPSAIHVAPEALDGGLIAKIRDGDMIRYDATAGVIECLEPDVEAREIVHPDLSANGFGLGRELFEVFRNTAGRSDQGAGVVI
- the eda gene encoding bifunctional 4-hydroxy-2-oxoglutarate aldolase/2-dehydro-3-deoxy-phosphogluconate aldolase, translating into MTPQEQSRAAREIAGRAPVIPVLVLDDAAQAGPLATALVAGGLPALEVTLRTPAALDCIREMATVEGGIVGAGTLLTPADVAAAVDAGARFGVSPGATDRLLDACTEAGLPLLPGAATATEAMALLERGYDMLKFFPAEASGGAAALKAIGAPIPQVKWCPTGGVSPANKGDYLALPNVICVGGSWVAPKDRMAAGDWAAIEALAREAAG